From Phycodurus eques isolate BA_2022a chromosome 13, UOR_Pequ_1.1, whole genome shotgun sequence, a single genomic window includes:
- the LOC133411580 gene encoding SUN domain-containing ossification factor-like isoform X1, with product MKMITWRVVTLWLYVSLIFWFPSCHVDCTEPDQEAQRSQPSQDIILEEESGDAHRQHEDDESSALLPRSLSKNEQSQEEHRKEEQSTQAMGKKETHSKAPELDKPTALEVNNGISQPEPEDERRLETEKLDAPTAQDQESVVLIMSSDTLYESAVEDNHSPGIVEFQDTVTVSASDNAEDEAHPEALDSDSPPAECEEEANPYDHDRRPPAVLENMSNAHTTGTKTHSDPPPSAQEGRHLDGNMSHSLSEQDVSAAVTMDTEPSVNSKDPEDIPTFDEWKRKMMEVENEKTLSTHTSTNGGSSVVKKVQKNFNNYASVECGAKILGANPEAKSTSAILKENMDLYMLNPCSNKIWFIIELCEPVQVKQLDIANFELFSSTPKDFLVSISDRYPTNKWLKLGTFHARDERTVQSFPLDEQLYAKYVKMFTKYIKVELLSHFGSEHFCPLSLIRIFGTSMVEEYEEIAEPSERPEDQDDDLDHASGCGPGEVKYSKNLIGSAKDVILNMVNNIAVNVLGGNSEMEGNLSSQDVSVKGPDANETMTQSPVTAPSTVSELEEARFSPDTDITETGAPSSTTAVPELLPADRSERQPPQLKQQIVIPLEPEEEESISSTITLLDEEDELEGEREKMDRNEPQNVDFCTRLPVFSSCSCATSLQEYLQQQCLVLLFKRRKCQSVDKKQMAPSIRTPTWLPPSPSSAGPEPKQDHSEPHQPHEKQQAPGGEPESGARLSEAPQPPEDTAVESHCESMSEPPLLEPSQTSSLPKAATTDSSSANPTVFETPVLSSEAPAKPLSSEASQDMLAVEKHTEALVPLSSAIVGTAADDGKVAPIEVKANIVFNDSVPNPDMTGESRTASPQVDRSPDPAAALDSLALPTEPSQPAPHTPIELELSSNAAVIKDGKTEDLTEDVSTPPLPPLPSTSPSPSLSDIYADPPNGTEQNGNLMHGSGQKESVFMRLNNRIKALEMNMSLSGRYLEQLSQRYRKQMEEMQKAFNKTIIKLQNTSRIAEEQDQRQTESIQLLQGQLENVTQMVLNLSLQVSQLQNEVSDRHNYLLLCLLLSLCFGLALFANRCRVSITPPNAEPQPPTANSYSYCCPERNFTSGDDCSLRRSASYPLISSFQLVPSKGPESLHPEESQANRKKRRHKVKVETLTSFHAAPLACNGAAVWNGAPVTTKPASLTRTLLLPNFRDSPSEGSSETSSHSDDPSFCGITTACSRICDDLSLPKTRAEKRALRCRRPKPTCAVVDFLQVPHTDKSNTLSISATQDIMNMKSKPSSGTFGLKIPLSGPV from the exons GTTTCCTAGCTGCCATGTTGATTGCACAGAGCCAGACCAGGAGGCCCAAAGGTCGCAGCCTTCGCAGGACATCATCTTGGAGGAAGAGTCAGGAGACGCTCATCGTCAACACGAG GATGACGAGAGCTCGGCTTTGCTCCCCCGGTCCTTGTCCAAAAATGAGCAGTCACAAGAGGAGCATCGAAAAGAGGAGCAGTCTACACAGGCCATGGGCAAAAAAGAGACGCATTCAAAG GCCCCAGAATTGGACAAGCCCACAGCGTTAGAGGTCAACAATGGCATTTCACAGCCAGAGCCGGAAGATGAGCGACGCTTAGAAACGGAAAAGCTCGATGCACCCACTGCTCAAGACCAAGAATCAGTTGTCCTCATTATGTCTTCCGATACGCTCTATGAATCCGCTGTTGAGGACAATCACAGCCCTGGTATTGTTGAATTTCAAGACACCGTTACAGTCAG TGCTTCAGACAATGCAGAGGATGAAGCGCATCCTGAGGCCCTCGACTCTGACTCGCCACCTGCTGAATGTGAAGAAGAGGCAAATCCCTATGATCACGACAG GCGTCCTCCAGCAGTTTTGGAAAACATGTCAAATGCTCACACTACCGGTACCAAAACTCACAGTGACCCTCCTCCAAGTGCCCAAGAGGGCCGGCATCTGGATGGGAACATGTCGCACTCCCTCAGCGAGCAA GATGTGAGTGCTGCGGTCACCATGGACACAGAGCCCAGTGTGAACAGCAAAGACCCAGAGGACATCCCAACATTTGATGAGTGGAAACGCAAAATGATGGAGGTGGAGAATGAAAAAA CTCTGTCCACACATACTTCTACTAATGGGGGTTCCAGTGTGGTGAAGAAGGTCcaaaaaaacttcaacaattatgCTTCCGTGGAGTGTGGCGCTAAGATTCTTGGGGCTAATCCAGAAGCTAAG AGCACTTCAGCCATACTGAAGGAGAATATGGACTTGTACATGCTAAACCCCTGCAGTAATAAAATCTG GTTCATCATTGAGCTCTGTGAGCCCGTTCAGGTGAAGCAGTTGGATATTGCCAATTTTGAGCTTTTTTCTTCTACACCCAAAGACTTTCTTGTCTCTATCAGTGACAG ATACCCGACCAACAAATGGCTCAAGTTGGGAACCTTTCATGCCCGAGACGAACGCACGGTCCAGAGCTTCCCATTGGATGAGCAGCTTTATGCTAAATATGTGAAG ATGTTCACCAAGTACATAAAG GTTGAGCTGCTCTCTCACTTTGGCTCTGAACATTTCTGCCCCCTCAGTCTCATTAG AATATTTGGGACGAGCATGGTGGAAGAGTATGAGGAAATAGCTGAGCCTTCTGAAAGACCCGAAGATCAGGATGATGACTTgg ATCATGCATCCGGTTGTGGACCTGGTGAAGTCAAGTATTCCAAGAATCTGATTGGCTCGGCTAAGG ATGTCATTTTGAACATGGTCAATAATATCGCAGTAAATGTTCTTGGTGGCAACTCTGAAATGGAAG GAAACCTTTCATCCCAGGATGTGAGCGTGAAGGGGCCTGATGCTAATGAAACGATGACTCAAAGTCCCGTCACAGCCCCATCCACCGT TTCGGAGTTGGAAGAGGCAAGATTCTCTCCAGACACAGACATCACTGAAACCGGTGCCCCATCTTCAACAACTGCTGTCCCCGAACTGCTGCCAGCCGATCGTAGTGAACGGCAGCCTCCCCAACTGAAACAACAAATTGTCATCCCTTTAGAGCCAGAGGAAGAAGAATCGATCAGCTCGACAATCACACTTTTGGATGAAGAGGATGAGTTAgaaggggagagagagaaaatggatCGCAATGAACCACAAAACGTCGACTTCTGCACACGTCTTCCTGTCTTTTCCTCTTGTTCGTGTGCAACCTCCCTTCAGGAGTATCTGCAGCAGCAATGTTTGGTGCTGCTGTTCAAAAGACGGAAATGCCAATCCGTGGACAAAAAGCAAATGGCTCCGTCTATCCGCACTCCCACATGGCTCCCACCCTCACCCTCCTCCGCCGGTCCTGAACCCAAGCAGGATCACAGTGAGCCACATCAGCCCCATGAAAAACAACAAGCTCCCGGGGGGGAGCCAGAAAGTGGAGCCCGCCTGTCAGAAGCACCTCAGCCTCCAGAGGACACTGCAGTAGAATCCCATTGTGAATCTATGTCCGAACCTCCTCTTCTGGAGCCCAGTCAAACATCGAGCCTCCCCAAAGCCGCCACCACTGATTCATCCTCTGCCAACCCGACTGTGTTTGAGACGCCAGTGCTTTCTTCTGAGGCTCCAGCAAAGCCACTAAGCTCAGAAGCGAGCCAAGACATGCTGGCTGTGGAGAAGCATACGGAGGCTTTAGTGCCTCTCAGCAGCGCAATCGTCGGAACCGCAGCGGATGACGGCAAAGTGGCGCCGATAGAAGTAAAGGCCAACATAGTGTTCAATGACTCCGTCCCAAATCCTGACATGACAGGTGAGTCCCGGACTGCTTCTCCTCAGGTAGACCGGTCCCCCGACCCAGCAGCTGCACTCGACAGTCTCGCTCTTCCCACTGAGCCATCCCAGCCTGCTCCACACACCCCCATCGAACTTGAGCTCTCTAGTAACGCCGCAGTCATCAAAGATGGCAAAACAGAGGACCTGACAGAAGATGTCTCTACCCCTCCTCTCCCTCCTTTGCCTTCTACATCCCCCTCACCGTCCCTCTCGGACATCTACGCAGACCCTCCGAACGGCACAGAACAGAACGGCAACCTGATGCACGGCTCCGGCCAGAAGGAGTCGGTGTTCATGCGACTCAACAACCGCATTAAGGCCCTTGAGATGAATATGTCGCTCAGTGGGCGCTATCTGGAGCAGCTCAGCCAGAG atATCGTAAGCAGATGGAGGAGATGCAGAAGGCTTTCAACAAAACCATTATTAAACTCCAGAATACCTCCAGAATTGCAGAGGAGCAA GACCAGCGTCAGACGGAGTCCATTCAGTTGCTGCAAGGCCAGCTGGAGAATGTGACTCAGATGGTGCTCAACCTGTCGCTTCAAGTCAGCCAGCTGCAGAACGAG GTGTCCGACCGGCACAACTACCTGCTGCTGTGCCTGCTGCTGAGTCTGTGTTTCGGGCTGGCGCTGTTTGCCAACCGCTGCCGCGTCTCCATCACGCCTCCGAATGCAGAGCCACAGCCACCCACGGCGAACAGCTACAGCTACTGCTGTCCCGAGAG AAATTTCACCTCCGGTGATGACTGCAGTTTGAGGAGGAGTGCATCCTACCCACTAATCAGCTCATTCCAGTTAGTGCCTAGTAAAG GTCCCGAAAGTCTTCATCCGGAGGAGAGTCAAGCTAACCGAAAG AAAAGACGCCACAAGGTGAAAGTGGAGACGCTGACGTCCTTTCACGCCGCTCCACTGGCCTGCAACGGAGCCGCCGTATGGAACGGCGCGCCCGTCACTACAAAGCCCGCCTCCCTGACGAGGACGCTGCTCCTGCCCAACTTTAGAGACTCTCCATCAGAGGGCAGCTCGGAGACATCTTCCCATTCGGACGATCCGTCCTTCTGTGGAATCACCACCGCCTGCTCTCGGATATGTGACGATCTGTCTCTGCCCAAGACCCGAGCAGAGAAAAGGGCGTTAAGATGCAGGCGTCCCAAGCCCACTTGTGCCGTAGTGGACTTCCTTCAGGttccacacacagacaaaagcaATACGTTGTCCATCTCTGCTACACAGGACATCATGAACATGAAGTCAAAGCCAAGCTCTGGGACTTTTGGACTAAAAATCCCTCTCTCGGGACCTGTCTGA
- the LOC133411580 gene encoding SUN domain-containing ossification factor-like isoform X3: protein MKMITWRVVTLWLYVSLIFWFPSCHVDCTEPDQEAQRSQPSQDIILEEESGDAHRQHEDDESSALLPRSLSKNEQSQEEHRKEEQSTQAMGKKETHSKAPELDKPTALEVNNGISQPEPEDERRLETEKLDAPTAQDQESVVLIMSSDTLYESAVEDNHSPGIVEFQDTVTVSASDNAEDEAHPEALDSDSPPAECEEEANPYDHDRRPPAVLENMSNAHTTGTKTHSDPPPSAQEGRHLDGNMSHSLSEQDVSAAVTMDTEPSVNSKDPEDIPTFDEWKRKMMEVENEKTLSTHTSTNGGSSVVKKVQKNFNNYASVECGAKILGANPEAKSTSAILKENMDLYMLNPCSNKIWFIIELCEPVQVKQLDIANFELFSSTPKDFLVSISDRYPTNKWLKLGTFHARDERTVQSFPLDEQLYAKYVKMFTKYIKVELLSHFGSEHFCPLSLIRIFGTSMVEEYEEIAEPSERPEDQDDDLDHASGCGPGEVKYSKNLIGSAKDVILNMVNNIAVNVLGGNSEMEGNLSSQDVSVKGPDANETMTQSPVTAPSTVSELEEARFSPDTDITETGAPSSTTAVPELLPADRSERQPPQLKQQIVIPLEPEEEESISSTITLLDEEDELEGEREKMDRNEPQNVDFCTRLPVFSSCSCATSLQEYLQQQCLVLLFKRRKCQSVDKKQMAPSIRTPTWLPPSPSSAGPEPKQDHSEPHQPHEKQQAPGGEPESGARLSEAPQPPEDTAVESHCESMSEPPLLEPSQTSSLPKAATTDSSSANPTVFETPVLSSEAPAKPLSSEASQDMLAVEKHTEALVPLSSAIVGTAADDGKVAPIEVKANIVFNDSVPNPDMTGESRTASPQVDRSPDPAAALDSLALPTEPSQPAPHTPIELELSSNAAVIKDGKTEDLTEDVSTPPLPPLPSTSPSPSLSDIYADPPNGTEQNGNLMHGSGQKESVFMRLNNRIKALEMNMSLSGRYLEQLSQRYRKQMEEMQKAFNKTIIKLQNTSRIAEEQDQRQTESIQLLQGQLENVTQMVLNLSLQVSQLQNEVSDRHNYLLLCLLLSLCFGLALFANRCRVSITPPNAEPQPPTANSYSYCCPERSRKSSSGGESS, encoded by the exons GTTTCCTAGCTGCCATGTTGATTGCACAGAGCCAGACCAGGAGGCCCAAAGGTCGCAGCCTTCGCAGGACATCATCTTGGAGGAAGAGTCAGGAGACGCTCATCGTCAACACGAG GATGACGAGAGCTCGGCTTTGCTCCCCCGGTCCTTGTCCAAAAATGAGCAGTCACAAGAGGAGCATCGAAAAGAGGAGCAGTCTACACAGGCCATGGGCAAAAAAGAGACGCATTCAAAG GCCCCAGAATTGGACAAGCCCACAGCGTTAGAGGTCAACAATGGCATTTCACAGCCAGAGCCGGAAGATGAGCGACGCTTAGAAACGGAAAAGCTCGATGCACCCACTGCTCAAGACCAAGAATCAGTTGTCCTCATTATGTCTTCCGATACGCTCTATGAATCCGCTGTTGAGGACAATCACAGCCCTGGTATTGTTGAATTTCAAGACACCGTTACAGTCAG TGCTTCAGACAATGCAGAGGATGAAGCGCATCCTGAGGCCCTCGACTCTGACTCGCCACCTGCTGAATGTGAAGAAGAGGCAAATCCCTATGATCACGACAG GCGTCCTCCAGCAGTTTTGGAAAACATGTCAAATGCTCACACTACCGGTACCAAAACTCACAGTGACCCTCCTCCAAGTGCCCAAGAGGGCCGGCATCTGGATGGGAACATGTCGCACTCCCTCAGCGAGCAA GATGTGAGTGCTGCGGTCACCATGGACACAGAGCCCAGTGTGAACAGCAAAGACCCAGAGGACATCCCAACATTTGATGAGTGGAAACGCAAAATGATGGAGGTGGAGAATGAAAAAA CTCTGTCCACACATACTTCTACTAATGGGGGTTCCAGTGTGGTGAAGAAGGTCcaaaaaaacttcaacaattatgCTTCCGTGGAGTGTGGCGCTAAGATTCTTGGGGCTAATCCAGAAGCTAAG AGCACTTCAGCCATACTGAAGGAGAATATGGACTTGTACATGCTAAACCCCTGCAGTAATAAAATCTG GTTCATCATTGAGCTCTGTGAGCCCGTTCAGGTGAAGCAGTTGGATATTGCCAATTTTGAGCTTTTTTCTTCTACACCCAAAGACTTTCTTGTCTCTATCAGTGACAG ATACCCGACCAACAAATGGCTCAAGTTGGGAACCTTTCATGCCCGAGACGAACGCACGGTCCAGAGCTTCCCATTGGATGAGCAGCTTTATGCTAAATATGTGAAG ATGTTCACCAAGTACATAAAG GTTGAGCTGCTCTCTCACTTTGGCTCTGAACATTTCTGCCCCCTCAGTCTCATTAG AATATTTGGGACGAGCATGGTGGAAGAGTATGAGGAAATAGCTGAGCCTTCTGAAAGACCCGAAGATCAGGATGATGACTTgg ATCATGCATCCGGTTGTGGACCTGGTGAAGTCAAGTATTCCAAGAATCTGATTGGCTCGGCTAAGG ATGTCATTTTGAACATGGTCAATAATATCGCAGTAAATGTTCTTGGTGGCAACTCTGAAATGGAAG GAAACCTTTCATCCCAGGATGTGAGCGTGAAGGGGCCTGATGCTAATGAAACGATGACTCAAAGTCCCGTCACAGCCCCATCCACCGT TTCGGAGTTGGAAGAGGCAAGATTCTCTCCAGACACAGACATCACTGAAACCGGTGCCCCATCTTCAACAACTGCTGTCCCCGAACTGCTGCCAGCCGATCGTAGTGAACGGCAGCCTCCCCAACTGAAACAACAAATTGTCATCCCTTTAGAGCCAGAGGAAGAAGAATCGATCAGCTCGACAATCACACTTTTGGATGAAGAGGATGAGTTAgaaggggagagagagaaaatggatCGCAATGAACCACAAAACGTCGACTTCTGCACACGTCTTCCTGTCTTTTCCTCTTGTTCGTGTGCAACCTCCCTTCAGGAGTATCTGCAGCAGCAATGTTTGGTGCTGCTGTTCAAAAGACGGAAATGCCAATCCGTGGACAAAAAGCAAATGGCTCCGTCTATCCGCACTCCCACATGGCTCCCACCCTCACCCTCCTCCGCCGGTCCTGAACCCAAGCAGGATCACAGTGAGCCACATCAGCCCCATGAAAAACAACAAGCTCCCGGGGGGGAGCCAGAAAGTGGAGCCCGCCTGTCAGAAGCACCTCAGCCTCCAGAGGACACTGCAGTAGAATCCCATTGTGAATCTATGTCCGAACCTCCTCTTCTGGAGCCCAGTCAAACATCGAGCCTCCCCAAAGCCGCCACCACTGATTCATCCTCTGCCAACCCGACTGTGTTTGAGACGCCAGTGCTTTCTTCTGAGGCTCCAGCAAAGCCACTAAGCTCAGAAGCGAGCCAAGACATGCTGGCTGTGGAGAAGCATACGGAGGCTTTAGTGCCTCTCAGCAGCGCAATCGTCGGAACCGCAGCGGATGACGGCAAAGTGGCGCCGATAGAAGTAAAGGCCAACATAGTGTTCAATGACTCCGTCCCAAATCCTGACATGACAGGTGAGTCCCGGACTGCTTCTCCTCAGGTAGACCGGTCCCCCGACCCAGCAGCTGCACTCGACAGTCTCGCTCTTCCCACTGAGCCATCCCAGCCTGCTCCACACACCCCCATCGAACTTGAGCTCTCTAGTAACGCCGCAGTCATCAAAGATGGCAAAACAGAGGACCTGACAGAAGATGTCTCTACCCCTCCTCTCCCTCCTTTGCCTTCTACATCCCCCTCACCGTCCCTCTCGGACATCTACGCAGACCCTCCGAACGGCACAGAACAGAACGGCAACCTGATGCACGGCTCCGGCCAGAAGGAGTCGGTGTTCATGCGACTCAACAACCGCATTAAGGCCCTTGAGATGAATATGTCGCTCAGTGGGCGCTATCTGGAGCAGCTCAGCCAGAG atATCGTAAGCAGATGGAGGAGATGCAGAAGGCTTTCAACAAAACCATTATTAAACTCCAGAATACCTCCAGAATTGCAGAGGAGCAA GACCAGCGTCAGACGGAGTCCATTCAGTTGCTGCAAGGCCAGCTGGAGAATGTGACTCAGATGGTGCTCAACCTGTCGCTTCAAGTCAGCCAGCTGCAGAACGAG GTGTCCGACCGGCACAACTACCTGCTGCTGTGCCTGCTGCTGAGTCTGTGTTTCGGGCTGGCGCTGTTTGCCAACCGCTGCCGCGTCTCCATCACGCCTCCGAATGCAGAGCCACAGCCACCCACGGCGAACAGCTACAGCTACTGCTGTCCCGAGAG GTCCCGAAAGTCTTCATCCGGAGGAGAGTCAAGCTAA
- the LOC133411580 gene encoding SUN domain-containing ossification factor-like isoform X2: MKMITWRVVTLWLYVSLIFWFPSCHVDCTEPDQEAQRSQPSQDIILEEESGDAHRQHEDDESSALLPRSLSKNEQSQEEHRKEEQSTQAMGKKETHSKAPELDKPTALEVNNGISQPEPEDERRLETEKLDAPTAQDQESVVLIMSSDTLYESAVEDNHSPGIVEFQDTVTVSASDNAEDEAHPEALDSDSPPAECEEEANPYDHDRRPPAVLENMSNAHTTGTKTHSDPPPSAQEGRHLDGNMSHSLSEQDVSAAVTMDTEPSVNSKDPEDIPTFDEWKRKMMEVENEKTLSTHTSTNGGSSVVKKVQKNFNNYASVECGAKILGANPEAKSTSAILKENMDLYMLNPCSNKIWFIIELCEPVQVKQLDIANFELFSSTPKDFLVSISDRYPTNKWLKLGTFHARDERTVQSFPLDEQLYAKYVKVELLSHFGSEHFCPLSLIRIFGTSMVEEYEEIAEPSERPEDQDDDLDHASGCGPGEVKYSKNLIGSAKDVILNMVNNIAVNVLGGNSEMEGNLSSQDVSVKGPDANETMTQSPVTAPSTVSELEEARFSPDTDITETGAPSSTTAVPELLPADRSERQPPQLKQQIVIPLEPEEEESISSTITLLDEEDELEGEREKMDRNEPQNVDFCTRLPVFSSCSCATSLQEYLQQQCLVLLFKRRKCQSVDKKQMAPSIRTPTWLPPSPSSAGPEPKQDHSEPHQPHEKQQAPGGEPESGARLSEAPQPPEDTAVESHCESMSEPPLLEPSQTSSLPKAATTDSSSANPTVFETPVLSSEAPAKPLSSEASQDMLAVEKHTEALVPLSSAIVGTAADDGKVAPIEVKANIVFNDSVPNPDMTGESRTASPQVDRSPDPAAALDSLALPTEPSQPAPHTPIELELSSNAAVIKDGKTEDLTEDVSTPPLPPLPSTSPSPSLSDIYADPPNGTEQNGNLMHGSGQKESVFMRLNNRIKALEMNMSLSGRYLEQLSQRYRKQMEEMQKAFNKTIIKLQNTSRIAEEQDQRQTESIQLLQGQLENVTQMVLNLSLQVSQLQNEVSDRHNYLLLCLLLSLCFGLALFANRCRVSITPPNAEPQPPTANSYSYCCPERNFTSGDDCSLRRSASYPLISSFQLVPSKGPESLHPEESQANRKKRRHKVKVETLTSFHAAPLACNGAAVWNGAPVTTKPASLTRTLLLPNFRDSPSEGSSETSSHSDDPSFCGITTACSRICDDLSLPKTRAEKRALRCRRPKPTCAVVDFLQVPHTDKSNTLSISATQDIMNMKSKPSSGTFGLKIPLSGPV, encoded by the exons GTTTCCTAGCTGCCATGTTGATTGCACAGAGCCAGACCAGGAGGCCCAAAGGTCGCAGCCTTCGCAGGACATCATCTTGGAGGAAGAGTCAGGAGACGCTCATCGTCAACACGAG GATGACGAGAGCTCGGCTTTGCTCCCCCGGTCCTTGTCCAAAAATGAGCAGTCACAAGAGGAGCATCGAAAAGAGGAGCAGTCTACACAGGCCATGGGCAAAAAAGAGACGCATTCAAAG GCCCCAGAATTGGACAAGCCCACAGCGTTAGAGGTCAACAATGGCATTTCACAGCCAGAGCCGGAAGATGAGCGACGCTTAGAAACGGAAAAGCTCGATGCACCCACTGCTCAAGACCAAGAATCAGTTGTCCTCATTATGTCTTCCGATACGCTCTATGAATCCGCTGTTGAGGACAATCACAGCCCTGGTATTGTTGAATTTCAAGACACCGTTACAGTCAG TGCTTCAGACAATGCAGAGGATGAAGCGCATCCTGAGGCCCTCGACTCTGACTCGCCACCTGCTGAATGTGAAGAAGAGGCAAATCCCTATGATCACGACAG GCGTCCTCCAGCAGTTTTGGAAAACATGTCAAATGCTCACACTACCGGTACCAAAACTCACAGTGACCCTCCTCCAAGTGCCCAAGAGGGCCGGCATCTGGATGGGAACATGTCGCACTCCCTCAGCGAGCAA GATGTGAGTGCTGCGGTCACCATGGACACAGAGCCCAGTGTGAACAGCAAAGACCCAGAGGACATCCCAACATTTGATGAGTGGAAACGCAAAATGATGGAGGTGGAGAATGAAAAAA CTCTGTCCACACATACTTCTACTAATGGGGGTTCCAGTGTGGTGAAGAAGGTCcaaaaaaacttcaacaattatgCTTCCGTGGAGTGTGGCGCTAAGATTCTTGGGGCTAATCCAGAAGCTAAG AGCACTTCAGCCATACTGAAGGAGAATATGGACTTGTACATGCTAAACCCCTGCAGTAATAAAATCTG GTTCATCATTGAGCTCTGTGAGCCCGTTCAGGTGAAGCAGTTGGATATTGCCAATTTTGAGCTTTTTTCTTCTACACCCAAAGACTTTCTTGTCTCTATCAGTGACAG ATACCCGACCAACAAATGGCTCAAGTTGGGAACCTTTCATGCCCGAGACGAACGCACGGTCCAGAGCTTCCCATTGGATGAGCAGCTTTATGCTAAATATGTGAAG GTTGAGCTGCTCTCTCACTTTGGCTCTGAACATTTCTGCCCCCTCAGTCTCATTAG AATATTTGGGACGAGCATGGTGGAAGAGTATGAGGAAATAGCTGAGCCTTCTGAAAGACCCGAAGATCAGGATGATGACTTgg ATCATGCATCCGGTTGTGGACCTGGTGAAGTCAAGTATTCCAAGAATCTGATTGGCTCGGCTAAGG ATGTCATTTTGAACATGGTCAATAATATCGCAGTAAATGTTCTTGGTGGCAACTCTGAAATGGAAG GAAACCTTTCATCCCAGGATGTGAGCGTGAAGGGGCCTGATGCTAATGAAACGATGACTCAAAGTCCCGTCACAGCCCCATCCACCGT TTCGGAGTTGGAAGAGGCAAGATTCTCTCCAGACACAGACATCACTGAAACCGGTGCCCCATCTTCAACAACTGCTGTCCCCGAACTGCTGCCAGCCGATCGTAGTGAACGGCAGCCTCCCCAACTGAAACAACAAATTGTCATCCCTTTAGAGCCAGAGGAAGAAGAATCGATCAGCTCGACAATCACACTTTTGGATGAAGAGGATGAGTTAgaaggggagagagagaaaatggatCGCAATGAACCACAAAACGTCGACTTCTGCACACGTCTTCCTGTCTTTTCCTCTTGTTCGTGTGCAACCTCCCTTCAGGAGTATCTGCAGCAGCAATGTTTGGTGCTGCTGTTCAAAAGACGGAAATGCCAATCCGTGGACAAAAAGCAAATGGCTCCGTCTATCCGCACTCCCACATGGCTCCCACCCTCACCCTCCTCCGCCGGTCCTGAACCCAAGCAGGATCACAGTGAGCCACATCAGCCCCATGAAAAACAACAAGCTCCCGGGGGGGAGCCAGAAAGTGGAGCCCGCCTGTCAGAAGCACCTCAGCCTCCAGAGGACACTGCAGTAGAATCCCATTGTGAATCTATGTCCGAACCTCCTCTTCTGGAGCCCAGTCAAACATCGAGCCTCCCCAAAGCCGCCACCACTGATTCATCCTCTGCCAACCCGACTGTGTTTGAGACGCCAGTGCTTTCTTCTGAGGCTCCAGCAAAGCCACTAAGCTCAGAAGCGAGCCAAGACATGCTGGCTGTGGAGAAGCATACGGAGGCTTTAGTGCCTCTCAGCAGCGCAATCGTCGGAACCGCAGCGGATGACGGCAAAGTGGCGCCGATAGAAGTAAAGGCCAACATAGTGTTCAATGACTCCGTCCCAAATCCTGACATGACAGGTGAGTCCCGGACTGCTTCTCCTCAGGTAGACCGGTCCCCCGACCCAGCAGCTGCACTCGACAGTCTCGCTCTTCCCACTGAGCCATCCCAGCCTGCTCCACACACCCCCATCGAACTTGAGCTCTCTAGTAACGCCGCAGTCATCAAAGATGGCAAAACAGAGGACCTGACAGAAGATGTCTCTACCCCTCCTCTCCCTCCTTTGCCTTCTACATCCCCCTCACCGTCCCTCTCGGACATCTACGCAGACCCTCCGAACGGCACAGAACAGAACGGCAACCTGATGCACGGCTCCGGCCAGAAGGAGTCGGTGTTCATGCGACTCAACAACCGCATTAAGGCCCTTGAGATGAATATGTCGCTCAGTGGGCGCTATCTGGAGCAGCTCAGCCAGAG atATCGTAAGCAGATGGAGGAGATGCAGAAGGCTTTCAACAAAACCATTATTAAACTCCAGAATACCTCCAGAATTGCAGAGGAGCAA GACCAGCGTCAGACGGAGTCCATTCAGTTGCTGCAAGGCCAGCTGGAGAATGTGACTCAGATGGTGCTCAACCTGTCGCTTCAAGTCAGCCAGCTGCAGAACGAG GTGTCCGACCGGCACAACTACCTGCTGCTGTGCCTGCTGCTGAGTCTGTGTTTCGGGCTGGCGCTGTTTGCCAACCGCTGCCGCGTCTCCATCACGCCTCCGAATGCAGAGCCACAGCCACCCACGGCGAACAGCTACAGCTACTGCTGTCCCGAGAG AAATTTCACCTCCGGTGATGACTGCAGTTTGAGGAGGAGTGCATCCTACCCACTAATCAGCTCATTCCAGTTAGTGCCTAGTAAAG GTCCCGAAAGTCTTCATCCGGAGGAGAGTCAAGCTAACCGAAAG AAAAGACGCCACAAGGTGAAAGTGGAGACGCTGACGTCCTTTCACGCCGCTCCACTGGCCTGCAACGGAGCCGCCGTATGGAACGGCGCGCCCGTCACTACAAAGCCCGCCTCCCTGACGAGGACGCTGCTCCTGCCCAACTTTAGAGACTCTCCATCAGAGGGCAGCTCGGAGACATCTTCCCATTCGGACGATCCGTCCTTCTGTGGAATCACCACCGCCTGCTCTCGGATATGTGACGATCTGTCTCTGCCCAAGACCCGAGCAGAGAAAAGGGCGTTAAGATGCAGGCGTCCCAAGCCCACTTGTGCCGTAGTGGACTTCCTTCAGGttccacacacagacaaaagcaATACGTTGTCCATCTCTGCTACACAGGACATCATGAACATGAAGTCAAAGCCAAGCTCTGGGACTTTTGGACTAAAAATCCCTCTCTCGGGACCTGTCTGA